In one Oncorhynchus clarkii lewisi isolate Uvic-CL-2024 unplaced genomic scaffold, UVic_Ocla_1.0 unplaced_contig_8744_pilon_pilon, whole genome shotgun sequence genomic region, the following are encoded:
- the LOC139402534 gene encoding cell surface A33 antigen-like encodes MMASQKGTFAGVLLCLVVSMTVALQVSIPQRFYEFARGDNITIPCSFKPKNPINNLVVISWLAEADKPGEPEVSVLTSYSTGDLDISDRYEGRASLEQDIAKGVANLKLSSIGLQDNRLFECRVAIPKDDKGQLADTTRLVVLVAPSVPVCKVDGKAEYFQNISLTCQSEEGSPLPTYKWQGYDVRNMPRAPAPRTTDKDGVLSLFNLTMESSGYYVCTSTNKIRSATCNLTLSVMPPSMALGSTAGIIGGVVVGVLVLLIILIYCCCCRKKKDKAEEYAMGVPEGEEFHDDKPVVNGEVRQTRSKEGDDEDHPPKIVDRRDQYKERSEKDYDDRRSDYDDRLPKIVDRRDQYKERSEKDYDDRRSDYDDRRSDYDDRRSDYDDRRERHDDRRDQDDRYSDRRDRYDRDRVYDERSDGGRYSDRYDEPYDDRDRPPSVPANKPAKPLLL; translated from the exons tcgtGTCCATGACTGTAGCTTTACAGGTGTCCATCCCTCAGCGGTTCTATGAGTTCGCCAGGGGAGACAACATCACTATACCATGCAGCTTCAAACCCAAGAACCCAATCAACAATCTGGTCGTCATATCCTGGTTGGCTGAAGCAGACAAACCCGGAGAGCCAGAG GTGTCCGTCCTTACCTCCTACTCTACTGGTGACCTGGACATCAGTGACAGGTATGAAGGAAGAGCTTCCCTGGAGCAGGACATAGCTAAAGGAGTAGCCAACCTGAAGCTCTCCTCCATCGGTCTCCAGGACAACCGACTATTCGAGTGTCGGGTCGCCATCCCCAAGGATGACAAGGGTCAGCTGGCTGACACCACCCGTCTGGTGGTCCTGG TGGCTCCCTCTGTGCCTGTCTGTAAGGTCGATGGGAAGGCAGAGTACTTCCAGAACATCAGTCTCACCTGTCAGTCTGAAGAGGGCTCTCCTCTTCCTACCTACAAGTGGCAGGGCTACGACGTCAGAAACATGCCCCGAGCACCTGCACCCAGGACAACAGACA AGGATGGTGTCCTGTCTCTCTTCAACCTCACCATGGAATCCTCAGGATACTACGTCTGTACCTCCACTAATAAGATCCGCAGTGCCACATGCAACCTGACGCTGTCCGTCATGCCAC cGTCTATGGCCCTGGGTTCAACAGCGGGTATCATTGGCGGCGTTGTGGTTGGTGTTCTGGTGCTGCTCATCATCCTcatctactgctgctgctgcaggaaGAAGAAGGACAAAGCAGAGGAGTACGCTATGGG GGTTCCAGAGGGGGAGGAGTTCCACGACGACAAACCCGTGGTGAACGGCGAGGTTCGCCAGACGCGCAGCAAGGAAGGCGACGATGAAGACCACCCACCCAAGATCGTGGACCGCCGCGACCAGTACAAGGAACGCAGCGAGAAGGACTACGATGACCGCCGCAGCGACTACGATGACCGCCTACCCAAGATCGTGGACCGTCGCGACCAGTACAAGGAACGCAGTGAGAAGGACTACGATGACCGCCGCAGCGACTACGATGACCGCCGCAGCGACTACGATGACCGCCGCAGCGACTACGATGACCGCCGCGAGCGCCACGATGACCGCAGGGACCAGGACGACCGCTACTCTGACCGCCGTGACCGGTACGACCGCGATCGTGTTTACGATGAACGCAGTGACGGCGGACGGTACAGTGATCGTTATGATGAGCCCTACGATGATCGTGACAGACCTCCCAGTGTACCGGCCAATAAACCTGCTAAGCCTTTGTTACTGTAA